In the Podospora pseudocomata strain CBS 415.72m chromosome 5, whole genome shotgun sequence genome, one interval contains:
- a CDS encoding hypothetical protein (EggNog:ENOG503NYVA; COG:S), translated as MEPVAVLAWQAMCCGFFTWKLFSNAEKILASAGSSSEESAQLDDICRTLQVFTTQLKRDTCSNYSTRKWEPMLTRADACERDCEKLLAITTKLRAKTQNGKASKCWASFKIAISEVWKANEIEALISRISDHRSDIILELCATTSEVVQQMQSDLRQWEAFNSLRHKELLNTLQPLTKLVQGPQGCPNTQLQDLNQLCIDLPALSLDTRQYVLEATVLKSLHYPELSLRHDIIPEPHEVTLH; from the exons ATGGAGCCAGTCGCCGTACTCGCGTGGCAGGCAATGTGCTGCGGTTTCTTCACCTGGAAGCTTTTCAGCAATGCTGAAAAGATCCTAGCGTCAGCTGGAAGTTCTAGCGAGGAAAGTGCTCAACTTGATGATATTTGTCGAACACTGCAAGTTTTCACCACTCAACTAAAACGCGACACCTGTTCTAATTATTCCACAAGGAAATGGGAGCCTATGCTCACACGTGCCGATGCGTGCGAGAGGGACTGCGAGAAGCTTTTGGCCATTACGACAAAGCTAAGGGCGAAGACGCAGAACGGCAAAGCGTCGAAgtgctgggccagtttcaAGATCGCCATTTCAGAGGTGTGGAAGGCGAACGAGATTGAAGCTTTGATTTCACGGATCTCCGATCATAGGAGCGACATCATTCTTGAACTATGTGCTACGACAAG TGAAGTGGTCCAACAGATGCAGTCTGACCTTCGACAATGGGAGGCTTTCAACTCTCTAAGACACAAAGAGTTACTTAATACACTGCAACCCTTGACGAAATTGGTACAAGGACCCCAAGGCTGCCCCAACACTCAACTTCAAGACCTGAACCAACTATGCATCGATCTTCCGGCCTTGTCACTGGATACTCGACAATACGTACTTGAGGCCACTGTGTTGAAGTCTCTACATTATCCTGAATTGTCACTCAGGCATGACATAATACCAGAGCCACACGAAGTCACTCTTCACTGA